CTAACACAAAACTGTGACATTTAAGTGATCGattataaaaagtttaaatatagGAGTTTTGCAGCAtcacaaaaacatgaatgtgatggcatgccacacatgGTAAGCTCCACACCTCACCACCAGTTGATTCACCttagtttaatttacagtcactactttaaaatattctacttattgttcaatattgtttctttattaaatgtatttatttttccatcacaccttccaatgtttatatggcgtgcacacattaaccttgcaaggtcaaagttctgttttatgttatattaatacatctttctttgtttgagttacctggggttggcttctcctcctgtctggcaaAGGGCTGGGAGAGCTGAAGTACCACTGACAGCCTAATTGGATAGCaccacatgcttcattgcctggggggtgtttcatgcgtgtttaattgttttgtattagttggttatatggcagccatcttgttttccccgtgtgtgtcatttggtttagctaaaccagtaTTTAAGTTCCCCGTGTgtcatttcagcaggtcagtttatctgatgtttgtttgaggttttgttaattattatcttgagttgacctcttttattggtctgcctgtttaagttttggctttgttaaatatattttcatatttttgggtcAATAAAACCCCTTTTTGAATTTAAACACCTGTGTCCTTtatgctttactgcttggtccctgacaATGAACATCTTTGATCAATACTATTAAGCTACAATTACGCTCATGAATCACTTTTGCAACAAACTAAATAACCTGTGATTACAAATTTCATTTATGACTGTAAAAATGACAGAGTTGATTTTGCTTCTGATTTATGCAAAAAGTGAAACTGCTACTGGTCCAGGTGTTCAAATCTATCGGTGGTTTTTCTGCATGTTACGATCTTGGCAACAGACAGTCTCTACCAGCTGATAGAGCGCAGACAGTTCTACTGCCTGCAGTAACGTCCGCTATCGTGGAGGAGCTAGAGAGGAAACGACTGAATTTCAATGCTGGAGCTTTTTCCAGCAGTCATCTTGATCATCACGGGGAATGAGAGGTGTTTGGACAATAGTATGGATGAGTCTGGTGATCTGTAAGGCGCCAGTCTCGTTACAGCGAGATTATGACAGACTCATAATTCCCAGACTACTGTGTGACTGTAGCTAGAATTTTTTGGGTGGACAGGGACCCAAAAAAGTCCATTAATCTGAGTGTTAAGAAGAAATATGGAGGGATTTCCTTATTTGTGATTGAAAGCGTAGTTTAATTCTAGACATGTTACTGCGAAACAACGTTTCTGTGGCCTCATTATTGAAGTCCCAGCTGTGGGAACAGTcattgctgctgctggttgAATCCAGTTGAAACTGACACAGATGTCATTCAAATGAAGCATTAGTAAAGTATTAGCAAGTGCTTAATACATAATTTATATCTTTTGCTACCCTTCAAGTTCCTTAGTTTCTCTCTGTGATTACAGAGAAAACCATGTTAGATATTTGCAAGTCTGTTTCTGACCTTGAAAGAAGAGCCCGCTCGGTTGCTTGGCGGCTGCTGCGGATATGGCGAGCCACACCACGGTGTCAGCTCCCATGGCCTCTGTCCTCAGCTTGGACTTCATCCTAGCGTGGAATGAAGGCATGGAGGTCTGGACCGCTACAGAGAGAAAATTCAAAACTTAAGTCACAGAGACAACATTCTCTTGTCAAAGGTTGTTATTCCATGAAAAACCTTTGTCTTCCAGTTAAATTCTTAAGTTTTAAagtatctttcttttcttcacctGGTGTGTCTGCCCAGCCGGGGTGCATGCTGGAGAAGTGGATCTCTTTGTGCTGAGCAGCCCATCTTTCTGTCAGGATCACCTGCTGCCTCTgccagacaaagaaaaaaaatgcatatcaaTATAAATACCACAACAATTCCTCTGTAGACCGCTACGTCTTTCAGTCACTCTACTTTATTCTGAGCGTAGGCCATGGTCCCGTCAAATGTCCCCTTCTCAAATTGGAGGTCGTCCACGTCCAATTTCTGTGTGAGCATGCCACCTGAAGACACAGTAATCTGGAGCGGAAACAGAAGAAATCGTTCATTTTCAGTCGTGCATTTGTACATCCTGGTTATTTTTTTGTGCGGTTGTAATTCAACCCACCACTCTCGGGTCTTCGACCTTCTTCAGTGCAGGTATCAGTGCAGTGGTGAGGATGTATGTACCTGAAAAACAAAGTTACGCACAAAAGAGTTTTTATTTATAGCCAATATTAGTCTTTCACATACTTTTTTTGTTACAAATTTGCAGAAATGACATTAAATAACAACATAATTTGTCAAATAAGGCCAAAACCAGTGATCATTACAATCACCTCCCCtaaatttaaatacaaaatgcttattttaatgttaatattttacattttgcctATTTTGGAAGTTTTTTTAAGACCATCTTAATTACAGTCAGTCCTGAGAAGTCATTTTTGCAGGAAAGAAAATGTTGAACactatcattttacacaaaGTTACGATTTAAAAACCCCGGCTtcctttttgttgttaaaactTCCATCTGAAATATGTGTTCTCGTCTTACCCAACGTATTTGTGGCAAAGTTCTTCTCCAAACCCTCCTCAGTTAGTTCTCTCTGGTTGACCATACAGCCCGCATTGTTGATCTGAGAACCACCATAAGCAGATTGAGATTAACGTTAACGTTAAAATATGTTTACTGCAGATGAGCCACAACATATCTGCAGTTACCCACCAACACATGCAGTGTGTTGTTCTGTGAGAAGCTCTGCGCAAACTCCCACACTTGCCTGGCGCTCGACATGTCAACAATGTGGACGTGAACATTCTGGGAATAGACAGGAAAATTAAAGGTGTGGGTTAGTTTTAAGTCTAATCTAATTGGGTGGAAAAGCAGGTATGAATATTCTCatctattttgttttgtttgattgctttattttcattcacGTTTCTTGacagaacattttaaaaatctgatggaaaaaaaacaagaatgtgagcatatttttattaaagaaaaagcaaagcttCACTTTATTTCTGGGAGAGAACTcctgtataaaaaagaaaaaactcagacaGATGAACAGTTAAAATCTCACCTCATTTTTACTGCTTTCAACAATTTCACCTTTGGCTGCTTCTGCTCGCCCCTTGTTTCGACACACCATGTGAACCGTTCCCCCTACAGACACAAACGAAAACATGATCAACAtttgacacacacaaataccagcaggaaagaggaaaagtgcCTTCTGTCAGCTGTGAGACTCTCACCTCTCTTAGCGATTTCCTGCGCTGCAGCTTTCCCTATCCCGCTGTTGGCACCTGTCACCATGAAGGACCTTCCATTCAGGTTTACATCCAGGTCAGCTGGAACAAAATGCTTTGCTGCTGCTTCATAGCCACTCCTGGTACGAGCAAAGAGGAATGTGTGAGCACATTACACTGTCACCCATATTTCTACATGCACTGATGTAACAGTGTCATCACTATTGGGTGTGGTTACTAGGATACAATAAGCATACCATAAGCAAATCACAAAATATAACGGCCTAATAATTTGGGTAATTTATCAAGTAAAACAGTCTTCCTCCAAATGACACTCTCCTGCTTTATACATGTCTTTATCCACTGTGTTAATTTGGGTTACTGGTCACGTCAGAAAACATGTAAGAAGCACTTTCACTGTTTCAAACATCTTGAGGTTGTAGTCTTGATTATACGGTAAGCTTGCAGCATTGTGTAATCGTTTACCTGTAGCATGCTGTCGGACACAAACGCGCAGTAACCGAGTGCTATCACTAACAAAGCAAACATGTAGTTAAACTTTGGGCGGCGTGTCGGAAGGTTATGTAGCCTATATGTACCGCAAACAATTAAGACTACAAGTCATTTGACTACATAATAGAGTCCTATTAGAAAAGGAAACTGTCTACTTACTTTGTATACTCCTGGAGTCCTTTGACAAGCCACACAGTATTCCTGTAAAAGGACATTTTAATACGCGCAGCTTCTCTACACAATTGGCTCTTTAGTCGCCCTAACAGTGGACACAATCCAGTATTTGCGTTTCATAAGGATGACTGCAGCTTGTTATGTAGTAAGCGAAGGTCTGTAGTGAGAGATGGGCGGAGAATCACGTGTATAAGCACCGGAAGTGTATTTCATAACGTATGTATACTGCCCCTGGCGGAAATGTTTGCTTACTGCTGTTCCGTAAACAGCTGCGAAACAAACCATCCtttcatttaaacaaacaaatttaagctcagtttgaaCTGATGTCAAAGAACCTAAAGGAGAAATGGCTGTTCGATGCATCTCTGGCAGTCACAATCGTGACACAGTGAGTTATAATTATATGAGTGTTTGTTTCGGCTCGTTCGACAGAGTTGTCAGGATGGCCGAGTGGTCTAAGGCGCCAGACTCAAGGTTAAACCTTCCTGTAAAACGGGACTTCTGGTCTCCGAATGGAGGCGTGGGTTcgaatcccacttctgacaatactttttttctttctgtgggcTACGCTGATTTCTTTCGTCGTTCTTCGCTAACTACGTTTATATAACATGTTATCTTACAGGATACATTATCGTCCCTTCTCCgcaaatgaaaaaacatgaCAGTCTTAAAACACTGACATGTTTTAAGACTACTATGCATTTTAATACTACTAATAAACCGTGTTtacgtttaaaaataaaatacggAAACAGAATCGTAGTTTATAATCCGCACATTTCTCCTTCAGGGTAATTCATTCATAATCACATGTCAGTTCAACTACATGTAAAGTGCTGCCagagacaataaataaataaataaaaagtcgaGTCTGTGCTTAAAAAACTGTTATGTATTTTACTTAGATCTCCGTCTCGGTCTTGAACTGATAATTTATAATATATGCTTAAAAACTTGAGTTTACCGTCTTCTGGCCTCAGATATCCAGGAGTACATATTACCAGTTCATTTAAAGCTTTCCAAACTGCAAATTTTAATCATTGCTAACCTATGTAAGGTTGGCTTTTCAAAGGTCAGCAAACCTTCCTGTATAACTTCTTGGTAGGATTaatattataaaaatgtttttcccacTGATTTCATCATTTATATGGGCAAACAAGATTACTCAACCAAAATGATTGTTTCCACTTGGGAGCAGGTACTTCTTAGGTTTGGCGAAGATTACTGGGACAAAGTAGGCTAATTAACAGAATTCATACCTCATTTTCATCTGCATATTCGGTTTAAGACAGTATACAGATTACACATCTAAAATATACAACGGCATTCCTGACCTGTGCAACAGATGCAAAACCTCCTACCTGTTAATTAActcatatgtttgtttgttttttacctgccCAACACTTCAGTTATATtggactttttattttgaagtgctCTCTCATGTTTTGAGTGTTACACAATCCTTGTCCACtagtttctccttttttgtgtttctgaagaTTCCACCCTAAACCTTAGCCGTAAGCAGCTGGACGTTATAGCTTTCACTTCAATGCTGGCACAACGTAGAATTTTGCGGTCTTGAAAAACTTCTCACCCTGAAAGATtctatgttctttttaaaaatggagaaaataaaattcagacTCAGAGGAAATGCTAATAGGTTTTCacaggtgtggcagcaatttatcatttatatcaCTTTGAataccttgtttttttttttttgttgttgttgttttaattgagggtggtctctctgtgtgtgttttatttacttatttattcatttatttctgttattGGATTGGACCTTGGGATGGGTATTAGTTATATGCTGTTCAGTAGTTCTCAAAAATCATTCAAATTGTAACGGCCTGAACTGTATTGAGGTATGTCTTTGTATCATTGGTACTTGTTTTATTAGGCCTGATATATCAAACTACATGTAAAAATTCTATAAATAAACAGGATCCCCCCCCCCAAGAAAAACTTCACTTTACCAATTTTCATCTATTAATCAATATATTGATTTTGCACGGGTCACTTATTAATTCTTGGAACCCATTTTATACGAAATTTGTCTCGTTCAAATCTTTATTCGTCAATCGAGATTttctttattagtgtgaatgcttgaaaagcattcacagtattgttcttctaatctttattattagtgtgaatgcttgaaaagcattcacagtattgttcttctaattagtgtgaatgcttgaaaagcattcacagtattgttcttctaatctttattattagtgtgaatgcttgaaaagcattcacagtattgttattctaatctttattattattattatattttatttttccgtacgttttttgtaagcctactccttcaaaaccgttcaacttagaaaaaccattcaaacaccgttagattcctattcttttggacatgaatgcttctacttttctcatttttaacatttatatttttaattttattcaactttatttaacaaaaatttataatgtatttcaatggagagacccttcaaattctcattcaacttcctcctctttaaactcttactacttccacatacgttgacatagagccaccattcaaactttaaaacgaagacaagacattcaactattcaacttgtatttatcttttcaatatctattatactttttcttcagttccagtttaagtttcatgatgttttttcacccgtttcagagtttataatgggtgtgtatgggacggaatgttggggctagagtgagacagctcaactgctagagtgagaggagcaaaaaaatttatcttaaaatcttttttaaaactgctgctgtgtccgcagcgtttgctctacaggtatgattttaccctcaaaatgtagccatcgctgtcctctttcatccaatgtgtttactattgtactaggtgttatggttttttcataaatgtcaccaatgcacagcctcctccctccaactcttccatagactctaatgttaaaatggctcagaaggttcgtttgaaaatcagaagagcatggtgtctttccactgtcaccacgtccatataataagctccacaggcatgaaaactgagaattaggtagactagacattgctgtcgctcacggtgaaagaattttgtcaatacgacttttacttttcatttgggagcgatttgtttcggcctgacttttctgttcattttaagcagcaaaagtgaggcgcatgtctgtgtacgtgtgtatggagccattgggtgcggtcactatagcaaccaggctcacacctgcctgcttaacgagctctgcctgccactgtgccaatattcatcttaagcacttctctttcaactgctgctgtgtccacagtgttacagccatcattttaccctcaaattgtcgccattattgttctctttccaacaccgtgtctttcaaagctcaggcatttaaactttttaaactgtgtggatcaaagtggagggatcacatttgagtcattcagtgattcaaagaatatgaccttttaatattcattcagatgttttctgactctaaatgttcttttctcatttcttagggttttctaatttacatttaaaacattttcagtttttttccaacttcttcttctgtgtaaccttcagcttttagcagttcagcacctttgttttcaggttaaattcggtttttttttttatctcattcaatatttttaactcaaaattcagcaattaattcatttcagtgcatacattcagattcaagcattcacactgcagtttcttcagaaaatgcactttctagttattttttcctattccgtacgtttttcgCCGActatctccttcaaaaccgttcaacttagaaaaaccattcaaacaccattagattcctcttcttttggaatggtgtgcttctatttttctcatttttaacatttatatttttaattttatttaacttttttcaacaaaaatttcccatgtatttcaatggcgagacccttcaaattctcattcaattcactcatttttaaactcttactacttccacatacgttgacatagagccaccattcaaactttaaaacgaagacaagataTTCAACTATTcaatttgtatttatcttttcaatatctattatactttgtcttcagttccagtttaagtttcatgatgttttttcacccgtttcagagtttataatgggtgtgtatgggacggaatgttggggctagagtgagacagctcaactgctagagtgagaggagcaaaaaaattaatcttaaaatattttttaaaactgctgctgtgtccgcagcgtttgctctacaggtatgattttaccatcaaaacgtagccatggctgtcctctttcatccaatgtgtttactattgtactaggtgttatggttctttcataaatgtcaccaatgcacagcctcctccctccaactcttccatagactccaatgttaaaatgtctcagaaggttcgtttgaaaatcagaagagcatggtgtctttccactgtcaccacgtccatataataaactccacaggcatgaaaactgagaattcagtagactagaagctgctgtcactcacggtgaaagaattttgtcaatacgacttttacttttcatttgggaacgatttgtttcggcctgacttttctgttcattttaagcagcaaaagtgaggtgcatgtctgtgtacgtgtgtatggagccattgggtgcggtcactatagcaaccaggctcacacctgcctgcttaacgagctctgcctgccactgtaccaagattcatcttaagcacttctctttcaactgctgctgtgtccacagtgttacagccatcattttaccctcaaaacgtcgccatcgttgttctctttccaacaccgtgtctttcaaagctcagaaaTGTCAACTTTTTAAAcggtgtggatcaaagtggagggatcacattttagtcattcagtgattcaaagaatatgaccttttaatattaattcagatgttttctgactctaaattttcttttctcatttcttaggtttttctaatttacatttaaaacattttcagctattttccaacttcttcttctatgTTAAacgtcagcttttagcagttcagcactgttgttttcaggttaaattcagttgtttttttgtttttttttatctcattcaaaatttttaactcaaaattcagcaattaattcatttcagtccatacattcagattcaagcattcacactgcagtttcttcagaaaatgcactttctagtctttattattattttctattccgtacgtttttcgCCGActatctccttcaaaaccgttcaacttagaaaaaccattcaaacaccattaaattcctcttcttttggaatggtgtgcttctatttttcatatttttaacatttatatttttaattttattcaactttattcaacaaaaatttataatgtatttcaatggggagacccttcaaatcctcattcaacttactcatttttaaactcttactacttccacatacattgacatagagccaccattcaaactttaaaacgaagacaagacattcaactattcaacttgtatttatcttttcaatatctattatactttttcttcagttccagtttaagtttcatgatgttttttcacccatttcagagtttataatgggtgtgtatgggacggaatgttggggctagagtgaggcagctcaactgctagagtgagaggagcaaaaaaattaatcttaaaatcttttttaaaactgctgctgtgtccgcagcgtttgctctacaggtatgattttaccctcaaaacgtagccattgctgtcctctttcatccaatgtgtttactattgtcctaggtgttatggttctttcataaatgtcaccaatgcacagcctcctccctccaactcttccatagactctaatgttaaaatggctcagaaggttcgtttgaaaatcagaagagcatggtgtctttccactgtcaccacgtccatataataagctccacaggcatgaaaactgagaattaggtagactagacattgctgtcgctcacggtgaaagaattttgtcaatacgacttttacttttcatttgggagcgatttgtttcggcctgacttttctgttcattttaagcagcaaaagtgaggcgcatgtctgtgtacgtgtgtatggagccattgggtgcggtcactatagcaaccaggctcacacctgcctgcttaacgagctctctctctcactctgccaagattcatcttaaacacttctctttcaactgctgctgtgtccacagtgttacagccatcattttaccctcaaattgtcgccattattgttctctttccaacaccgtatctttcaaagctcaggcatttaaactttttaaactgtgtggatcaaagtggagggatcacatttgagtcattcagtgattcaaagaatatgaccttttaatattcattcagatgttttctgactctaaatgttcttttctcatttcttagggttttctaatttacatttaaaacattttcagtttttttccaactccttcttctgtgtaaccttcagcttttagcagttcagcacttttgttttcaggttaaattcatttttttttttttgtttttttttaatctcattcaatatttttaactcaaaattcagcaattaattcatttcagtgcatacattcagattcaagcattcacactgcagtttcttcagaaaatgcactttctagtttttTCTACTATTTATTTAAGGATGAATAAATGAATTTCCTTCTTTCAGACTTCTTGCCAAATGTTTTGTCAAAGTCGTCTACAATGGTGTAGCAGCAGCTCCCCCTGGTGTACAAAAGGAAGTGCTCTCGTGATATcctgtgacagaaaaaaaggattaaaaacGAACATTGTCAAGTACTCGTTATTGTTTTGAAAGCTTTGTTGTAACGAAGCAACAGCGCCGCCTGGtgtataaatgaaaaaaagcttacagcacctggtattcccaggcggtctcccatccaagtactgaccaggcccgaccctgcttagcttccgagatcagacgagATCGGGCGTGTTCAGGGTGGTATGGCCGTAAGCGACTGTCATAGTAACAGGAAACATATTTATATGCAACAACAAAGGCTGGACgctaaaacaaatgtaatgcaACGTGTTCAGGGTGGTATGGCCGTAAGCGAGTGTGGCGCTAACAAGAAGCATATTTATAGCTATTTAGTCCAATTCTCAACACAGGTCGGCTAGTTGAGtagtgttttttgtcttttctcttcctGGCAGTGCCTCTATGTTTTTCTTATTAACGGAAAGacgaaataaaaacagaaaataaaagtgagCCGTAACCCAAACAAACTTAAGGTTTTTAATAAACTCTACGctaaactctttaaaaaatGCCGCTTGTCTTTACAAAGTGATACAAAGTCTCAGCTGCAAACTTTGGTTAGCAGCAGTGAAACAGCTTTCTGACGGCCGGGGATCGCAGTTGTCAGGATGGCCGAGCGGTCTAAGGCGCCAGACTCAAGGTGACAAACCTTCCTCAACACGGGACTTCTGGTCTCCGAATGGAGGCGTGGGTTcgaatcccacttctgacaatTCTTTTTGTtcgttttaaaaattattaataaaaactattATTCAGTTTAGCTTTAGTTAAGTACCTTGATAACGACCACTTTACAAATCCTGCTTTGTATACGAATCAAAACCtttttaaagctgaaaaataGGATAGGACAAATAGGATAGGATAGGACGATAGGacaaaaaatgtgtaaatgtgacATGAAAAATTCTTTCAACAAGGAGTTCCTCAAATAGGCACACATTAACATTTTTGCAATTCAGTGCTCTTGTAGCAGAAATACTGATTATTTTACTTATCTGTCTCCTCCCATCTCCACACCACTTTACCCTTACCTCACTTCTCATTCCTTAGGCCTACCCCCTCAATAAAACCATCTTCCCACTCTTCTAATCACTCTTTTTTCACCTCCACATTGCTGATAGTTGAGTTTTTCATCCACTCTTCTGTCATCATCTATGACAGGGGTgtggaactccaggcctcaagagccagtgtcctgcaggttttagatctcaccctgggccaacacacctgagtcaaatgattagttcatcacCAGGCCTCTAGCGAACTTCAAGACATGCCGAGGAGGttttttagccatttaaatcatctgtgttggatcaaggacacatctaaaacctgcaggacactggcccttgatgTAATTTGTAATTTGATTGCTGTATATCTTTCAGCAATGATACCAGATCATTACTTGTGAACATGATAACTTACACTGAGGCAGGTTCTAGCTATGGGCAGCCCAACACATccacccaaaaaagaaaaactctccCACCTCTCATGATCTTATTGTGATCAGAGGTACAATGAAATGTTGAACTTAGTGCAAGtaaaacccacacaaacagccatttttgataaatatataaaatttcaCCTCTCAGTCTTTTCCCCCATAGCTGTGTCCCCCGATGAGGAGTAGCAGCGCCCCCTGGtgtataaatgaaaaaaagcttacagcacctggtattcccaggcggtctcccatccaagtactgaCCAAATCAGGTCTTAATAACTTAGGATTCGTACTGAAGATAAAACAAActtgctctttgtttttctatttatatgttttcagtttgcaaAACCTGGAAAGTGTATTGACTCCTACATGTCACTGTTGTaccgtttttgttgtttttgttgttttttttatcatgtattGCATACTTTCTGCGCATTTGTTTGATAAACATGAACGACctttaattatattatttacacatattttacagttGAAAAGCTCAGAATATTTACGCTCACGGCCACTCAGAACACCCCTGATCTTGGAAGCTAAACAGGAGCAGCTAGGTACTTGGATTAGAGACTGCCGTGGAAATGGCAAGTACTGTATGATTGTCTTTATACACCAGGGGCGCTGCTGCTTCAtctttgtttttgacttttgaGCTCATATTTGCTTCATATGAGCTGCTCTGGTAAATAATACCGTGAcgtaacaaaaaaatacactgaagCAGCAGTCTGCACTGTAATAAGGGAATATTCACCCATTAAAAGACAACACTATTGATGAACTTCGCATTGCAGAAGTGACATAAACTGAAATGACATATGTCACCATATAAATTGTCATCTACACAGATTCTAGAGATGGACctatccgatattacgtatcggtccgatactgacgtaaattactggatctaatatcagagagaaaccctattagttaggttgcttaatatttctgcta
This genomic window from Astatotilapia calliptera chromosome 16, fAstCal1.2, whole genome shotgun sequence contains:
- the dhrs12 gene encoding dehydrogenase/reductase SDR family member 12 is translated as MSFYRNTVWLVKGLQEYTKSGYEAAAKHFVPADLDVNLNGRSFMVTGANSGIGKAAAQEIAKRGGTVHMVCRNKGRAEAAKGEIVESSKNENVHVHIVDMSSARQVWEFAQSFSQNNTLHVLINNAGCMVNQRELTEEGLEKNFATNTLGTYILTTALIPALKKVEDPRVITVSSGGMLTQKLDVDDLQFEKGTFDGTMAYAQNKRQQVILTERWAAQHKEIHFSSMHPGWADTPAVQTSMPSFHARMKSKLRTEAMGADTVVWLAISAAAAKQPSGLFFQDRKGVATHLPLASSRSTPQEEEKLLAALDEFAQKFKP